One stretch of Thalassophryne amazonica chromosome 19, fThaAma1.1, whole genome shotgun sequence DNA includes these proteins:
- the LOC117500853 gene encoding doublecortin domain-containing protein 2C-like, which yields MESVLAIVADVMSLHTGVKSLYTLDGQPVKSVTELKFDSCYVAVSKGKFKPVQYFSKKCDGNKCKEKLFVQAVRHKEDIKPVVQTKTEATGKNERNPKIEYFTIDVFTNGEPLIPSVTVKIPKTALKSMDNVCSVVGSMMCSHAGVKRLYTLDGQLVKDPQDLKNDGKYVAVTRGRFKPADYFQPV from the exons ATGGAAAGCGTTTTAGCCATTGTTGCAGACGTCATGTCCCTTCATACTGGAGTGAAgag TCTTTACACACTTGATGGACAACCTGTTAAATCTGTGACGGAGTTGAAGTTTGACAGCTGTTACGTTGCTGTTAGTAAGGGGAAGTTTAAACCTGTTCAGTACTTCAGCAAGAAATGTGACGGGAACAAATG TAAAGAGAAACTATTTGTTCAAGCAGTACGTCATAAAGAAGAC ATTAAACCTGTTGTTCAGACCAAAACCGAGGCGACTGGTAAAAATGAGAGAAATCCAAAAATAGAGTATTTCACCATCGA TGTTTTCACCAATGGAGAGCCTCTAATTCCTTCAGTGACTGTAAAAATTCCAAAGACGGCTCTGAAGTCGATGGACAACGTCTGCAGCGTGGTGGGATCCATGATGTGCTCTCATGCTGGAGTGAAGAG GCTTTACACACTTGATGGACAGCTTGTGAAAGATCCACAAGACTTGAAGAATGATGGAaaatatgttgctgttaccagggGAAGGTTTAAACCTGCCGACTACTTCCAGCCAGTCTGA